The Juglans regia cultivar Chandler chromosome 1, Walnut 2.0, whole genome shotgun sequence nucleotide sequence TCATCCCAAATAGCTTTCGATTTGAAAGTAGCGCCCAATGGgaggccaagatatttcatgggcAGCTAAGATATCTTACAACCCAAGATGGACACCATACTCTCCACATTAGAATCATTCCTCACTGATACTACTTCCGACTTGGCCAAGTTCACCTTAACATTTTCCCTCATAGAGTTAACAGGCATTGGACATAGACCACTTTGAATTGCAATGTATACCACAAATAGTTTTCTCAAAAAACATACCCTACAGACAAGTTTGAAATATGGTAAAACCCCAAGAACCAATGCATGAATTTACCCTTAATTAAACATTCAAggagataaataaaaaagaggtaatcaatgcttactcttgaacatgtttggagttttttttttttttttaaataacgtTTGGAGTTATTGAATACAATAAGTAACACAAAGGagacaataaaaagaatataaatatgatggtgatgatgattaCGATGATCACAAACTCAAGTTATTCACCTTAGAAGAATTAGTTAGGTAGCCGCCCATTTTAACAAATTCCTTTCTGTAAACCATCATGAGCAAATCAATAGCCCCCTGTGAAAAAAATAAGCACCAGGTAACCATCAACAACTATAACTACACTTGCTAGgttctatttaaaaacaaaagtaagaGTATGAAGTAGCACAAgaagtataatttatttttttacaagtatgaGAAGTAAAATTTATTGCAATCAAAAACCTACAAAGGTGAATTTCAAATGTcataatattgaaaattattcttaaaattaccccaataaattttaaatatacatgtGTTTCACTTTGGCCGTTACTGTCAAACAGACTTATCAAAAGAAGACcgaaaaagttgaagaaacaaaaaacaggTGCAAAGCACAATGATCAATTAAAGCAACCCCTCATGAATTCATGTAATACCCTGCTTTAATCCTTATGGAATTATTGTGAATGAGAGAACTCTAGGCAACGAgcaggaaaaacaaaataaacaaaataacttCCAATTGCATCCAACAATAGTAAAtccttgaaagaaaataaaaaagacgaCTTATAATGCGACAtgcattcattaaaaaaatctatcaataAGAACCATAAAAAGTCGATTCCTGACCAGGACAAAAATGCCTAGCATAAAAGGAAATAACTAAAGAAACAAACCAGTACATCCAACAATTAATTAACGAGAGAGAATTGCAACTGTTCAACCTCTGATATTTCCAGCGAAGGAATGTGGGGTAGAAAGTCATTTCCAATGAAAAGGCACATGAAGACAAAATCATCAACCAGGCACTCTAGTTTTGCCTtctttttgaagcctttgactTTCATGTCAATTGCCAAATACTCCCTAAGAACCCAGATGTTGAGAAACTGTAACAGAAATCaacaataggaaaaaaaaatgtttaactaTAACATGTCACAAACTCAGCACTAAAGCGAAACAAAAGTAACTATCCACCGCCAAAACCAACCGATCATCTTCCAGTCATGTATTAGGGCATCATAAAGAAATTTCTCAACAACAATTTAAACGAGGTCATCTTGCATCCCTTTTGTATTTCCAAATGTAAAGAAAATTGGTTTCCTCCTGTAACCCAAGTGTCAAACTTTGGAAACACCCGAATTTTCCACCCAATTGGCACCATGTTGCTCAAATTTTCATCGTGACGTATttctttatcaaaaaaatgtcAAGCTAAAGTAGGGAAGATTGATGATCATTCAATCAACAAACAAGTATAAGACGTTGGTACAAGGGAAACGACAGAAGAACAAAAtggagtaacaaaaataaatataagcataaaatttaaaaacctgAAATTTCTGCCTTGAGACATAATCTTCTACATTCTCGTCAACCACTTCCATTTGCTTAGGATATTCCCTTTCTCCTTGCTGACTCACCAGTAAAGAATCCTTTGCACACTTCACAGTTTTCTCGTTTGGGCCTGCTCCACGGACATCCTACATAATGAAAGTGAAAGACATGGCATAGACCATGGTGCTCGTATTTATGAATATTCAGTTAACTGCAAATGGTGAGTAGAGTCTGAACAAAAATGTCAAATACATGTCCCTGAATAAACAAACCTCTCTCAAAATGGAGAAATGGATTTCGTGGGTGGCCAGTGCGAGCATGATAAGATCAGCATCCTAAGAAAACACACAAGGTCAGTTGCATACTACAACACTGCTCACTATCTGCATTAAAACTCGCATATCAACATTTACAATATGGCATTTACCAATCCGTAAAGACAATGCCGAGTGTTTGGATCATATCCTGGAAGATTTCTTTGTAAGCGAATGTAAGACATTATCTTATGCTCTCCCTCACCAGGTACATTGGCATCAGAAAGAATGACCTAAAATACTCGTGAACTCAGATGTTAGGTCAGATAGAGAGGACAGAAAAAGGCCATGCTTAAACACTTCCCCATTACCTTGATTCCTTGCCACCCAGCATCACTGTTCATCCTCAGCCGTATATAATAATGGAGAGATGATGACAACAATGCCATGAATCCAGTTCCGGGGGTGATTACATTTGAGTCCAGCTTCTTAGACTGCTCTAAAGAAGCTgacttttcttcttctgattCGATTTTGCTCTCTCTCCAAGAGGCCTGAGAGCGGGTACGGCAAACAAAACCAATAGtaagtattatactaatatgcATAAAGTTTTTAAATCTCACCAGACTCACTTCATCTGCTGCATCCTTGGCAGCACGAAATCGCCTTGACCGTTGTTGATTCATTTTAGCTCGTGGTGCAACACCATCTGCATAACAATGAATGTATGTCTATAAGCATTACAATACCAAATGCAGTTTTGAAAACGAATggaaaaaataacagaaaaaacTACTCTTCGTCGTCAAAATCTATGGAGAAGACAACCTACTCAATCACTTTCAACTCCCGGTTCCCTCGTAAAATGATGTGGACGCGATTACAATAGGTTTTGAAAGGAGAAGATAACAGCCTAAAACTAACAACGTCGAATGTCATACAAAAGCTTGTGCTTCGGGGcaattaatttttgtatgttttcCAAGGAAAGAAACTCGGCTCTAATCTATAGAAAATGATAAtacccaaaaatattcatagACGGATAAGAACCCACGCCGCACAATGGAGAAGATACGTAGCTGCCATGTCAATCCAGGAAAAAACACGAAAAAAGTGGCACTGACTGACCGATTGCGAGGAAGAGAAGTTTGCGGGGCCGCACAATGGAGAAGATGCGGTCAATGTAGTTGAAGACGGCACGGAAGACGTCGTCGTAGCTCTTGGGAGGAGGCAGGCCCTCGGGGTGAAAGCAGGGATGGACGATGCCGTTCATGTCGAGGTAGAGGTTGTCGAATTCATAGCCGTTAGGGTTAGGGCCGGTTGTATCCAAAAGGGGCGGTTCGTCTTCGATGACGCTCACCGCCGCGCGAGGGTACCTTTCCACCAGCCATCTGTAGAATGCCGGTATTCCCATTGCGTTTCACTGTTTTCTCTCGCTCACAGTGTGTTTGCTTTCGTCTCCTTATTCTTCTGCTGTGGATAAAGTGTGTTTGCTTTCCTCTCCTTATTCTTCTACTGTGGATGTGGTTGTGGTTAATGGCATTTGGAACGGAAAGAGAGGAGAGATTGAGGAGGTTGTGGTTGATTCAGGGCTGTGTAGACGAGGGTTTTTTCCATTTACTAGGGTTTAGAACTTTTAAGTCCAGGCCTGCGACGCGGTCTCGGGTTTGCGTCCGACCCGACCCGGAATCAATGCTAGTTAAGGAGCCAAATCGATTCGGCCGGACccgatcaaaataaaatcacgtcaaACCCATATACCTTATCACTTTTCAAAAACTccactaatatttattattttattattatttttcatttttattcattattatttaatattctatcattattttttaattattattcatagaatatCTGACATCACCTTAAAGCATCCCATCCGATTCTCTATCTCTCCTCCATCCCCATAATTTAGggattattttaaagttttagagAAAAATCCTCTCCATCTCAATCCTCATTTTTCAGCTTGTTTATACGGCGTATCTACAATCGTTCCTCATATATGGGAACTGCTGTACATCCACATCACCATTCAGCATCTTTTCGTCCCTCGAAAACCTTATCTATCGGTTAGCCCTCCCTCGCAATACCAACGAATGCAACCTCTCTCCATCGgtaatttttgtaagttttactTCGgtttattcaaaatcaaaattgtttctctctttcctcatttttcctcattttcttgtaatatctctctccttctatgtttctcttttctcatttttcttcctcccaaCGCCATGATCAAGGTAAGCATACAAGGTCTTCAACTCTATCTTTGACTTGGTAATGTCTTCGTTATTTGGCTGTCGAGAAAGTTATGGCTCATTTTCACtgatttgcattttgttttgatttttcatatGAGGGATTCAGCTTATGATTTTGGACTTTGTTAGAGGAAATCgcttctcatttttattcttgcGTTACTATTGAtttctctgtattattttgactCTCTTCGCtgtttggctgccgagaaaCACTATGGAATCGTCTATTGTttgatttgcaatttttttttcactctcggTTTATTTGTGATTTTGGGCTTTGTTGAGGAAACCGATTCTCATTTTTATGACATGCATTGCCATtgatttttctatattattttggcTCTCTAGAGTTGTTTGGCTGTCGAGAAAGTTATGGAaaattatttctgtttttttttaattactctgTTTCTCTTATTGTTGTGTTGACTGTTTAAGGCAGGAGttcaaaatgttaccgttagaaaatgcacatattaaaaaaaattactatttttataatacggattttagtttgaaaaataatactgtatTCAGTAGTCAAAATTGTATATGTATTTAgtagaatgtgatatttaaaaagaaggaagataataagataaaatagttagtagttaagattgtaaatagaagtgagaaaaaaataataaagaaataatagataaacattATTTAACATGATAGAGATGAGGATGggaaatgagatgtagaagatttttgaaatatgaggaaaatttaagaaaaaattttagaaaatgtatttttttactttttagttaaattataggaaattttatgaaaaacgcAATATAAATGCTCTTACTACCCAACCACAACTTAAGAGAACTAGATCTGGATTAGCAAGGCTCCGCATAGAAAATAATACATCAAATGATGAACGGTTTCCAACTCTTGCACAAGGATTCACATGTTTAATATATGCTACgactttaatttgttttaaaagcGTATCTACATAACCGATTAATGATCAAATGTTCAAGTAATTTCCCAATAATCAATCCCTCGATTCACTTTCTTGATCATTTCCTACTACAGAGACAATGCTCCACAACAAgaactcatttcattttcttaacttAATGTCAGAATTCATTTTTTCCTTCGTTTTCATATGAGCCAAACAATCAAAACCACAACAAACACCATGCTCCACAACAGGAacccatttctttctctttactcaacattagaatttattttttccttcgttTTCTCATGAGCCAAACAACTAAAGCCACAACAAAGACCATGCACCACAACAAAAATGCTCCACAATAAGAAcccatttcattttttcttactcAACGTCAGGATTCATTCTTTCCTTCGTTTTCTCATAAGCTAAACAATTAAAATCACAATAGATTCTATTCAAATACGGAGAAAGAAACCcatcaaattcagaaatttgaagactaattgaataaaaaatactcataGAACTCCAAATCTTTAatgggaataaaaaaaaaaaaggaaaaaaactttCCCCATGTCATTCAATACAAGAAAGGCCCACGAAAGTCATATCACTTATCATATCCACATAGAAATTTCTTggaaaaatcaaaattcaaagGAATACTGATTCTAGGAAAGTAACAATAGAGAGAGCCCTTCTGTGTGCCAGAAAAATAATGGGTGTTACCAAAATAATTAGAGCaaccatgaaaataaaaaagaagaatcgACGTGGGTGTCGGTGCGCGTGGGCAGCTTCATTTTTTAAGAGTTGGCGAGCTAGCCGTTCTTCATGCACTGCCGAAACTAGAGGAACTGGTCGAGGCTGCCCATGGAGTCCCACAACGACAAATCTAAAGTGTACCTGTGACTGATATCGATAATTTGGCCTCTGTGCTAATAGGATGATTAGGTCTCTGTGCTATTAGTAAAGCTTAATTGCGACAGTGAACCCATTAGACAACAAACCGATAAAGTCGGTTCAGGTCGAGTCATTTTAGAGTCCTGCTACAGGCAGGCACAACGCATGCCTGCGCGCGGACGATTCTGACGTGGCATTTTGCCACGTCAgcaatttaatattagattaaaaaaaaaaaaaaaaagaatcaaaactgAGAACGTAAATGAACGAGCGGGAGAAAGTGAGAAAgattttggggaaaaaaattcGGGAACCAAACAACAAACCAAAACTCACCAGTATTTTCGTTCCATCTGCCGTCTGTGGAAGGGGATCTGCTGTGCGTGACCATCGGCCGTGAGTCTCCGCCGTGAGGGAGCATTTACGTTCCATCTGCCATCTGTGGAAGAAACGGCCAGTTCTGGAAATTTACCAGTACATTTGAAACTGGTAATTCTGGAAATGTACATCTTGCAATCCATTTCCATCAAGTTATttgttgtttggaaaaaatggaaaaaagaaactgattttattaagaatattctAGTTTTGTAGTCTATTTTTTCTGCTGCCTTAAGTTTTAATAGCAAAGTTAGCATACGTCCTGCATCTTGCATCCGAAAGGTACACAGTTTGTTCTAGATGAGCATTTgcatcaatttatttgttgtttggaaaaaatagaaaaaagaaactgattttattaagaatattctagttttttagtctattttttctGCTGCCTTAAGTTTTAATAGCAAAGTTAGCATACGTCCTGCATCTTGCATCCGAAAGGTACACAGTTTGTTCTAGATGAGCATTTgcatcaatttatttgttgtttggaaaaaatagaaaaaagaaactgattttattaagaatattctagttttttagtctattttttctGCTGCCTTAAGTTTTAATAGCAAAGTTAGCATACGTCCTGCATCTTGCATCCGAAAGGTACACAGTTTGTTCTAGATGAGCATTTgcatcaatttatttgttgtttggaaaaaatagaaaaaagaaactgattttattaagaatattctagttttttagtctatttttttcttattgttaagTTTTAATAGGAAAGTTAGCATACGTCCTGCATCTTGCATTTGAAAGGGAGATTTTTGTTCGTGATTAGTATTTGCATCAATTTACttgttgtttggaaaaaatgaaaagaagaaactgattttattaagaatattctggtttttagtctattttttcttcttgttaatttttaataggAAAGTTAGCGTTGTCCTGCATCTTGCATCTGAGAGGGAGATTTTTGTTCGAGATTAACATTTACATTCAGTTTGAAAAAGGgcctatttttattgtaaagattTGCATTCAGTTTGTGTCAAAATATGTTGAGTCCAAAATATAGTAAAAAGTAccgtgaatatatataaatgcccAACTAAAAGATTTCAATATAATATTGTAGGTGCGTGGCATCTTGATTTCATCGTTGAGAtagatggagaaagagaaagaagatgcaTCCCGCATAACAGTTCCTATCACCAATCCATCAATCCAGGTATTGTAAACATCTTTCAACAGTTAgtgtgtgtttattttatgtgtagtcTTTGTCCACTTGGGTTGATTAACATTATGTTGCTATATATTAGGACAACATATCAAGACCACTGTatccaaatttttcaaattacatgcCAAGTTACTACGGTCCAATGTCTCATGCGTGGTTACCACCTTTTGTGCCTCCTCCAAATGCCAACCCATATTTATGGAGCAACCAGGTAATCATTTTTTAGAATATGCCTTTGTAGTTAATGTTATACTTGAATATTTGGTCTAactatttatgtttaatttttgttggaGAACTGCAGCAACACCCATGGAGCTCTACTGCCGCTGCAACGTCAAGTACTACTGCCCTAAGTAGTTCTGCTGCCTTGTATAGTTCTGCCATGCCAATGATGGGACCTCCTCCAAATGCGTACCCATATCCATGGAACAACCAGGTAATCATTTTTTAGAGTATGCATTTGTAGTTAATGTTGTACTTGAATATTTGGTATAACTATTTATGTTTACATTTTATTTGGAAAACTGCAGCAACACCCATGGATCTCTACTTCTACTCCCATGTCTAGTTCTGCAAGTAGTGTCAGCTCTAGTGTAGCTGCGAGTTCTAGTGTACAGAGCAGCGCTAGCGTCGCTTCTAGCTCTTGTTCAGCTTTACCAGCATTTGTTCCTCCAACTTCTACCAACCCATATCCATGTGACAGTGAGGTGATGTTTTTGATTCTCCACATGCAGTTTCTTTTACATTATCTAGAACATACTTTTTTCATGCCAtacttttttctcttaatttacaGGAAAATAAAGTGCAGCAAAGTAACTCTATTGAAGAAAATAGTGAGGCCACATCAGACTCAATAGAAGTTGAAGCGCAATCTACTGCCTCTTTGGGTAATACGGCTGATACCAAAGAGGCTAGCACTGATGGGGGTGATACCACTGAGGAGCCAAAGCCAGGGATGACTTTTGAGTCGGAGAATGAGTTGATGAATTACTATAAACATTACGGAAAACGATGTGGTTTTGGCGTAATGACACAAAGGAGtaaaagggagagagatggGACTGTGAAATATGTCACTGTGGGATGTGCTCGGGGTGGCAAGGCACGAAATAGGGCGTCAAACGTCTCCAAGCCTCGGCCAACAAGCAAGACAGACTGCAAGGCAAGGATAAATGTCATGTTAAAGGATGGGAAGTTGTGTGTCACATCCGTATTTAACACACACAATCATGGGCTTAGTCCAAGAAAATCCAGATTTTTCAGATGCAACAGAGAAGTTAATGAGTCTGTTAAGAGGGTGTTGGATACTAATGATGAGGCTGGTATACGGATGAATAAAAGTTTCCATGCTCTTGTGACTGAGGCGGGTGGGTTTGAGAACGTaccatttggagaaaaagattgTCGTAATTATATTGACAAGGCACGACACTTACGCCTTGGTAAAGGTGGTGCTCAAGCGCTGTTTGAGTATTTTAGAAGGATGCAATTCAAGAATGATGGTTTTTTCAGCCTCATGGaattggatgatgatgatagacTGAAAAGTGTATTTTGGGCGGACGCCCGTAGTAGAGGGGCCTACAACTACTTTGGAGATGTAGTAACTTTCGATACCACATACCTGACAAATAGGTATGGAATGCCATTTGCACCTTTTGTGggtgtaaaccatcatggaCAGTCAATCCTTTTGGGTGCAGGCCTTATTTCAAGTGAGGATACGGAATcgtttgtttggttatttaaaACTTGGCTCGATTGCATGGATGGAAAAGCGCCGAATACTATCATAACAGATCAAGATCGCGCAATGAAAAATGCGATAGCTATTGTCTTTCCCAACACGCGGCATAGATATTGCTTGTGGCACATATTGCGAAAGGTGCCTGAGAAGCTTGGTTCACATGCTCAATACAAATGTGGCCTGAAAAGTAAGTTACTATCTTGTGTCTATGACTCTCTTACAATCGAGGAGTTTGAGAATTCTTGGAACAGCCTGAAGGATACTttcaatttacatgaaaatgcATGGTTGCAAAGCTTATATGCGGAAAGAGAGTTTTGGGTGCCGATATATTTAAAGAATTCGTTTTGggttggaatgagtacaactcaACGCAGTGAGAGTATGAATGCTTTCTTTGATGGTTACGTGCATGCCAGGACAAACCTTAAAGAGTTTGTTGATCAGTTCGACAAtgcattgaagaaaaaaattgagaacgAAAACCAAGCtgacttcaattcatttaatttcaCGGTTCCTTGCATATCACACTTGGCTTTTGAGAAGAAGTTTCAAGATGTATacacaaattcaaaatttaggGAGGTTCAACAAGAGATAATGGGAATGATATATTGTCATTGTCGTTTCGAGAAAATGGATGGAGTAATCGCAACTTACTCGGTCGATGATCAAGTTAAGGCTGAAGATTTCATCAAGGAGGTTACGTACACTCTTTACTTTAATGAGACCGAATGTGAGGCGAAGTGTGTTTGTGGGTTGTTTGAGATGCGAGGGATCATTTGTAGACATATTCTTGCCATCTTTTCAGCTAAGAAAGTTCGTGAGTTGccggaaaaatatatattggacCGGTGGAGAAAAGACATAAAACGTAAGTATACGTTTATTTCGAGAAGTTATGACATTGCTGATCAGAGACCCGAAACTGTTAGGTATAAACGTATATTGAAAACTTTCAATGAGGTAGTAACAAATGCAGTATCGTGCGATGGGCATACTGAGGAAATGATTTCGAAGTTATATGCGATGAATGAGGTATGGCGCACTTCAAACCCCAAGGACATTGCTAATGTTGGAGGAAATACCGTGAATGCAGCGACAGAAGGAAGTTCCAAAAAGGTGCTAAGTCCCCATGTTGTCAGAGGCAAGGGAAGACCCCCGTGTAAGAGGAGGATGTCAACGATGGAGGaacaattgaagaaaataaaactaaggctgtgaataagaaaaaagataaggGAAAGAATAGACCGGTGAGAGCATAGTATCCTGATGATCATCTTTAAGTATTTGCGATATGCTATTATTTTCACTTGTgaactctaattattttttatgttgtcaGAGGCATAGATTGGATACTGAACTATTGGAAAGCAGTGGAAACCAACTCGGGATATCAGAAATGAGGGTGCAAGAAAATGTACAAACTTCCATAATGGTGGATCAAGAAAGTGGACAACAAACTTCAGT carries:
- the LOC118348599 gene encoding protein FAR1-RELATED SEQUENCE 5-like — protein: MEKEKEDASRITVPITNPSIQDNISRPLYPNFSNYMPSYYGPMSHAWLPPFVPPPNANPYLWSNQQHPWSSTAAATSSTTALSSSAALYSSAMPMMGPPPNAYPYPWNNQQHPWISTSTPMSSSASSVSSSVAASSSVQSSASVASSSCSALPAFVPPTSTNPYPCDSEENKVQQSNSIEENSEATSDSIEVEAQSTASLGNTADTKEASTDGGDTTEEPKPGMTFESENELMNYYKHYGKRCGFGVMTQRSKRERDGTVKYVTVGCARGGKARNRASNVSKPRPTSKTDCKARINVMLKDGKLCVTSVFNTHNHGLSPRKSRFFRCNREVNESVKRVLDTNDEAGIRMNKSFHALVTEAGGFENVPFGEKDCRNYIDKARHLRLGKGGAQALFEYFRRMQFKNDGFFSLMELDDDDRLKSVFWADARSRGAYNYFGDVVTFDTTYLTNRYGMPFAPFVGVNHHGQSILLGAGLISSEDTESFVWLFKTWLDCMDGKAPNTIITDQDRAMKNAIAIVFPNTRHRYCLWHILRKVPEKLGSHAQYKCGLKSKLLSCVYDSLTIEEFENSWNSLKDTFNLHENAWLQSLYAEREFWVPIYLKNSFWVGMSTTQRSESMNAFFDGYVHARTNLKEFVDQFDNALKKKIENENQADFNSFNFTVPCISHLAFEKKFQDVYTNSKFREVQQEIMGMIYCHCRFEKMDGVIATYSVDDQVKAEDFIKEVTYTLYFNETECEAKCVCGLFEMRGIICRHILAIFSAKKVRELPEKYILDRWRKDIKRKYTFISRSYDIADQRPETVRYKRILKTFNEVVTNAVSCDGHTEEMISKLYAMNEVWRTSNPKDIANVGGNTVNAATEGSSKKRHRLDTELLESSGNQLGISEMRVQENVQTSIMVDQESGQQTSVIGTQESMQLEMDGTQPDAAEDCRWNAAKQLLVARLHRSIMPTYVVC